The proteins below are encoded in one region of Mya arenaria isolate MELC-2E11 chromosome 15, ASM2691426v1:
- the LOC128220541 gene encoding properdin-like → MRYGHVLQIACILFEVRQAASFEEGEWTEWSHWSECSVTCGYGLYKRQKTWQPSVPDTRGGGDNDPYTFEDILECITRVSCPRDGAWGYWGAWSECSRMCDGGTTTRKRECVAPTPGNGGKPCEGKDHAKTTCNDWKCPTLSDNFDVHLCNETTYMCLSQKQCIPAAKRCDNVLQCHDGSDEHKCEYFYFSSANFVSISALIWTCLAIVVFLTNRILIEIQTDEVWY, encoded by the exons ATGAGGTACGGTCATGTTCTACAGATAGCATGCATTCTTTTTGAAG TCCGCCAGGCGGCGTCTTTCGAGGAGGGGGAATGGACGGAGTGGTCCCATTGGTCGGAGTGTTCAGTCACGTGCGGATATGGCCTTTACAAGCGCCAGAAGACATGGCAGCCAAGTGTACCTGACACCCGCGGTGGAGGCGACAATGATCCGTACACGTTCGAGGACATCCTGGAGTGTATAACTAGAGTATCATGTCCAC GTGACGGAGCGTGGGGTTACTGGGGCGCCTGGAGCGAGTGTTCCCGTATGTGTGATGGCGGCACTACGACTAGGAAACGCGAGTGTGTCGCACCTACACCGGGAAATGGCGGAAAACCATGTGAGGGCAAGGACCACGCTAAAACAACTTGTAACGATTGGAAGTGCCCGA CGTTGTCCGACAACTTTGATGTCCACTTATGCAACGAGACGACGTACATGTGCCTGAGCCAGAAGCAGTGTATCCCCGCGGCCAAACGCTGTGACAACGTGCTGCAGTGCCACGATGGCTCTGATGAGCAcaagtgtgaatatttttacT TTTCCAGTGCAAATTTTGTGAGCATATCAGCCTTGATTTGGACCTGCCTGGCGATTGTGGTATTCTTAACAAATAGGATCCTGATAGAAATTCAAACGGATGAAGTGTGGTATTGA